The genome window ACCCTCTCCTTTGAGCCCGTTCGGGTTGATGAGCTTTTATGGCAAGTCCGAAGTACCATTCTTCAGCAGAACCCCTCCTATTCCATCGACATTCGCTTCGAAAACATGCCTGAGCAGGAGGAAGAACTAATGATTCTAGGCGTTGACCCCCTGCTCAGAACAGCTTTTCAAAATTTGATGGAAAACGGCTGTAAGTATTCTCACAACCAGCAGTGCGTGGTTTCAGTGCACATCAACTCTATCATCCAAGTATCATTCTCAGACAAAGGGGATGGCATTTCGACCGACGAACTTCCCCATATATACGAGCCTTTCTTTCGTTCCAATGCGTCCGTGGCGGGGAATGGCCTTGGCTTGGCCTTGGCCCGCCGGATTATTCTCCAGCACCGGGGCAGCATCGATGTTCAATCTACGCTGGGGGAAGGAAGTACGTTCACCGTCTCTTTTCCTAAAACCTACGCATTGAGCACGGAATCCAAGTCCGCTGGCGAATAATTAATATTCTTAAGCGTTTTATTATCGTTCGTGCGGTAAACCAGGTATTTCCCATCTGATTCTACATAATGGCATTCCGTTCCTTTTGCCTGGTAGTGCGCGACCGTGGCTTCAGCTTCTTCCGTTGTCAGACACGCTTTGCTTAAATTAGAACGTTGTACTTCATCGAACAGGGTTTTAAATTTTTCGCCCAAGCCAAATTCTAGTACTGCCCCCGAAAGAACGTACTGCAAATCGCACAGTGCATCGGCAACGGCAACAATGTCTTTCTCCAGAATAGCTACTTCCAATTCTTTTAATTCTTCAGCCAACAAAGCCACCCGAAGCTGGCAACGTGTCTCTGCCGGAATTTGGGGTGTTTCCAAAACAGGATGGTGAAAAGTACGGTGAAATTCAGCTACGGCGTTCAGTGCGTCAGGTGTTTGCATAATAAATCAATTGGCCTTCTTTCACTGAGCAATAGGCTATCTATTCTCAGGTGATAAAGCGGCGGCCAGGTATGTTAAAAATTGTTTTTGAATAATTTAATGGCAATGGCTAGCAGAATGATACCGAAGATTTTTCGTAAAATGCTGGTGCCACCGGGGCCAAGGCGATTCTCAATCCAGATCGATGATTTCAGAACCAGGTAGATAAGAATCAGGTTGAGCAGGATGCCAACCAGAATGTTGGTCGTGGCATATTCGGCTTTTAAAGCCAGAATGGTCGTCATGGTGCCCGCTCCGGCAATGAGTGGAAAGGCAATAGGAACAATGGAAATAGAGCCGGTGTGCACTTCTTCCTTGAAAATATCCGCCCCAGAATCATTTCCAGACCCAGCAGAAAAATAATCAGGGCGCCTGCCACCGCAAAGGACGATACGTCAACGCCAAAAAGTTTTAGCAGCGATTCTCCCAAAAAGAGAAACGCCACCATCAGGATTCCCGAAGCTATCGTTGCTTTCTCCGACTCGATTTTACCCGCTTTTTTCCGCAAATCAATGACAATGGGCAACGATCCGATAACATCAATTACCGAAAATAAAATAAGCGTTACCGATACGATTTCCTTCAGACTTAGCATATGATCGCAAAGCTACGATCTCTACTCTGCTTCCGGTCGCCAGCTACGTAAAAATTCTTTTAATTTACGAATTTCGCCGTCTTCGATAGCCGGAAAATTCGCAATCCGAAACGTGTTTGTTTTCCAGTCGCCGTAGCCATTCCCCAGAATAATTCCCTGCTGCTGCGCTGCCTGTTTGATTGATTTGACGGCCGCTTCGCTCCCCTGAACGGCAATTACCGTATCGGATTGTTGCTTTTTATCTTTGATTAAAAGCTCCCAATGCGGTTGTTCTTCCTTAAAGAATTGATACCAGTTCGCGGCCCGCTCCCGCACCATTTCGGCCACTTCCTTAATCGGCGGCACCTGCTGCAATACGCACAATAACAGGTATATATCCAGCCCGTTGGGAGTGTAGTGCGTCTGTCCTTTGGCGAAGTTTTCGTGAATGAACAGCAGGCTGTTATAGTGCTGGCGGTCATCGATTACCTGGGCGCGCTCCAACGCTTTCGGCGAATAAACCAGAATACCCAAACCCGCTGGCAAACCAAAACATTTTTGCACGGAGGCAAACCATACATCGGCCAGTTCCCAGTTAAACTCGATGCCTGCCATTGACGAGGTGGCATCAACGGCAATCAGGCCCGTAAATTCCCTTCTGAAATCAGCCAGAGAATCCATCCGTACCTGCGAGCCATTAGACGTTTCATTCTGCACAATGCACAGCACATCGGCTTCGCCCAGAATAATGGGCGGCTTGATGCGGTAGGCATATTCCATCCATTTTTGCCCGAAAGCGCCTTTATACAAATGCAGACTTGTGGTTACCGTCATCGACTGCGCAATGATCTCCCAGCATTCAGTAGCCGACGACACAAAAGCAATGTGATAGTCTGACGGAATTTCTAGTTTCTCGTGCAGTAACCGAATGGTTTCCTTGAGAATAGCCATAAATCCAGGGCTGCGATGATTGAGGCTGACCACTCCTTTGCGGATTGCTTCGTGGGCGTAATCTGCCACCCTTGGATACACTTTAGACGGACCAGGATAAAACGTAATCATACTACAAATTCAATAAATACCGAACAGCTAACTCATACCCCATCAAACCCAAACCGGCAATAATGCCCTTGCATTTGGCTGACAGATAACTATGATGACGGAACGGCTCACGGGCGTGAATGTTTGATATATGTACTTCTACGGCAGGTGCGGTTACAGCCGCCAGCGCATCGGCCAACGCAATGGACGTGTGCGTATAAGCACCCGCATTAATAACGATTCCGTCAAAGGTATAGCCTAATTCGTGTATCTTGTCAATCAATTCACCCTCGTGGTTCGACTGAAAATGGTGCAGTTGCGCATCGGGAAATTGGGATTCAATGCTTTTCAGGTAATCAAGTACCGAAAGACTACCGTAAATTTCTGGCTCGCGTTTACCAACCAGATTCAGATTAGGACCGTTTAGGATAAGGATTTTTTTCATCATGTGGCAAAGTTATAGTAACGCATTCAAAAACTACCTGACTCTGGAGCGTTCATTGGCCGATAATTCCATCGAAGCTTATTTGCGCGATGTCGAAAAGCTACGGCAATTCCTGGAATTATCGAATAACGACGTTGGCCCGTTTTTAGTTACCGAAAACCATCTGTACGACTATTTAAGGTATTTAAGTGACCTCGGCTTATCGGCTTTTTCCCAAGCCCGTATGCTGTCGGGTTTGAAAGCTTTTTTCAAATATCTGTTGTTTGAGAACCTAATCAAAACAGACCCAACGCACCTGATCGAAGGACCCAAGCTGAGCCGCCAGTTACCCGATACCCTTAACTTTCCGGAAATTGAAGCCATTCTGGCCGCCCTCGACCTGTCTACTCTCGCCGGAGCACGCGACCGGGCCATTCTGGAAGTTCTGTATAGTTCAGGCTTGCGGGTGTCCGAACTGCTTGATCTTCGGCTCACCAATTGCTATTTCGACATTGGGTTTATTCGCATTTTTGGCAAAGGCAGCAAAGTCAGGCTGGTGCCCATTGGTCAGGATGCCATCAAGTACACGCAAATTTACGTCGATCAGATTCGCAGCCAGTTTGATATTCAGAAAGAAGCCGAAGACCTTGTTTTCTTGAACCAGCGCGGCAAACCCCTGTCGCGCATCTCGGTCTTCAAGATGATTAAAAAATTAGCACTCGAAGCGGGCATCAAAAAAACCATCAGCCCGCATACGTTCCGCCACTCTTTTGCAACACACCTGATCGAAGGCGGTGCCGACCTGCGTGCAGTCCAGCAGATGCTTGGTCACGAATCCATCACCACAACGGAGATTTATACCCACCTTGACCGTGATTACCTGCGCCAAATGATGATTGACTACCATCCCCGAAACAGCCGTCGGCATCAATAAGATTTCAACATAACCATGATACAACCACTTTCTCACCTGACCAGCCAGCGAGAGGCGTTTACCCTTCCCGACGACATTCACTACCTTAACTGCGCTACCCGAGCACCGTATAGCAAAGCTGTCGAAGCGGCTGGGCACGGAGCCATTCGCCGCCATACCAATCCCGTTGGTTTGCGACCAGACGATTTCTTTAGCGGTGCTTTTATTGTCCGTGATTTGTTCTCGCAGCTGATTAATAATCCTGATCCCGAGCGAATCGCGCTCATTCCTTCTGTTTCCTACGGAATGGGTGTTGTGGCTCGTAACCTGCATCGTAAGGCCGGTTTAAAACCTGGGCAGCAGATTGTTCTGATTGGCGAAGAGTTTCCAAGCGACGTGTACGCCTGGGACCGGGTAAGTCAGGAACTCGGCTTATCGATCACTACCATTGGCATGCCCGACGGCTTTCCCAAAGCTCCCCGCTGGAATGAACGCCTACTCAGCGCCATTGACGCCAGTACTGCTTTGGTTGTGGTGCCGCCCGTGCACTGGATGTACGGCACCCGCTTCGATCTGGAAGCAATTGGCCAACGTGCCCGGGAAGTCGGTGCGTTGTTTGTGATTGACGGCACGCAGGCCATCGGCGCCCTGCCCTTCGACTGGCAAAAAATTCAGCCCGATACCATCATCTGTGCCGCCTACAAATGGCTCATGGGACCTTATTCGCTGGGACTGGCCTACTATGGTCCTTTTTTTGACGATGGTATTCCCTTGGAGGAAAGCTGGATGAACCGCGAGGGTAGCAACCTGTTCCACCGCCTGACCCAATACGAGCCAGCCTACCGACCCAAAGCGTATCGGTACAATGTTGGCGAGCATTCTCATTTTATCCAGATGCCCATGCTGGAAGCTTCGCTTCGTCAATTGCTGGATTGGCAACCCGAACGCATTCAGGCTTACTGCCGGGAGCTGTTTTTAAGTGCCTTACCAGAATTAGCAAGTAAAGGCTATGAAATTGAACCAGAGGCGGGGCGCGCGCACCACCTGCTTAGCATCTGGCTCCCGGCGGGCACCGACACGCTGGCCGTTCAGCACGCCTTGTTGCAACAAAACGTGTCTGTATCTGCCCGTGGACAGGCACTCCGCGTAGCGCCTCACGTGTATAACGAGCCGCGTGATGTAGAAGCGCTGGTTAATCAGTTACTCATACACGCAGAACCCTAGTTATCTAGGATCAATGCCTACCGTATCAACTGCCATTGTATCGATCGATGTGCCATCAGACTGCATGGTTGGCGGCAACGCACGTTCCAGTTGCCGCCGCTTATTCCAGGGAGCCGTTGTCCGGCGCGCCATGTCAACGGCAACCCAAGCGACGATCAGCGTAAAAATAAGGGCACCAATAAATAATATTCGTCGATTACGATTCATCTTTTGTTAGTTTCTTGGGAGAAATATGAGCAACGAGACGCCCCGTCCGAGCCGAGATTTCAGCCCATTCCAGCTCATCAAATTCAATGGTTACAACGGCACTCGTGCTCATGGAACCTACATCTGTGTGCGTCAGGTACTCGGCCAGATAGGAAATGTCCGGATTGTGCCCTACCAGCATGGCGGACGAAAAGGAAGCATCAACGGCATTGATAGCCCCCAGATAAGCCTTTGGACCGCCATCAAACAGGTGCTCGTTCAACTGGATGGTTTCTGGATCGATGTGCAATTGTTCCGCCATTACTTTGGCCGTCGCCTTGGCGCGGGCCGCTGTGCTACTCACAATGCAGTCGGGATGAATGTTTTCTTCGGCCAGGTTTCGGCCAACGCGCGCCGCCGCCATGATTCCTTGTGACACAAGCTCGCGCTCGTGATCGCGCTGAAACATCGTGCGATCTTCGGCTTTAGCGTGTCGGACTAAATATAGGGTTCGCTTCATTTCTAATTTATCTTATCTATCAAACGTGCAAAGAAGCATTTTTTCTTTTTGATCGGCTATTTTTTTGGAAGTAACTACTCTTGCTAGATAATTCTGCCGTGCTAAATAGACTTTTCCTAATTTTGGCTCTTTGTTCACACCTTCATGCTAACTGGTTCTGTTGCAATGCCCCGACAAAAAAGCCGCCTGCTCATTGGCCTTTTGACTTTGCTGGCGATTTTATTTTACGTAGCTGTTCTTGGCTTTGCCGTTAATATCCCAATTGTAGACGATTACCTCTACCTTTTTTCGCTAACCCGCCTGACCGATTCCGCGACAACTTTATCTCAAGGCTTTACGCTCCTTCTGGAACAGCACAATGATCACCGCATCCTCCTATCGAGGCTGATCTTTCTGGCGGATTATTTCGTAGAAGGTACGCTCAATTTTAAGACCTTGATTTTTGTTGGTAGCCTAAGCTCCCTGGGTATTTTATTCGTGATTGCCCGAATGCTAAACCAGCAGAGCGTTTCTTCCTGGGCGTTGCTGCCCGTTGCTTTGCTTTTATTTCAGCCTTCGTACCACGCCAATTTATGGTGGGCGCTATCGGTTTTACAGCACACGGTTTCGTTGTTTGGCTATTTTATTCTGTTTCAGATTGCGTTGAAACCCAAGTACACCTCCCAGATTGGAGCTCTGCTGCTGGCCTTGCTTCTGCTCTATTCCAACAGCAATGGCATCTTCGCATATTTTGCGGTCATTGTTCTGCTGGGTGTGCAGGGTCGCTGGATCAACGCAGTGGTTTGGCTTATCATCGGGGTTTTGTTTATTGGGCTGTACTTTACGGTTGGCTACGATTTTCGCAGTCAATCGTCGTTTCAGACAATCATTCAACATCCGATCTGGCTGGTCTATAGCGTGGTTGGTTTCGTTGGGTCTGTTTTTTACCTGGATGGTTACCGCTGGCTGCTGGGTATTCCGAGTCAAGCCGTGGTTTGGGTGACGGGCCTGGTTATTCTAGGCATCTTTGCCCTTTGCTGGAGCTTTTGTTTTCGGCAAGCCCGCTACCGCAAATCAGCCCCCTTTCTGGTTTTATTGGGCCTTTCGCTGGTGCTGCTCGGTACCGCCGGAGCCGCCTCCCTAACCCGCAGCGATGGCAATCTGCTACTCGTCGATCGGTATCAGGTTTACGCTATTTTGCTACTCATTACAGCGTATCTACTCCTTTTGTTTGTTGTCAAAAAATCGGTGCAACAGCGGGTTATTGTTGGCTTAGCGGTAACAAGTGGTCTCTTTTACGTAAATTCCTGGCTGCAATACGTCCCGGATTTACTGAACAAAAAAAATAGTTTGTACGCCGATGCCTGGAATGTGCAAACGCACCATCAGTCGGTTTTGTCCAATCTTTTCCTGATGGATCCTTTCTGGAAAGGCTGGCTCGACAAAGGATTGGAACGTGAGCAGTATCAATTTCCTCAGCCAGCTTTATCGGCCCTTAATTCGGCGCTTCAACAGGCAACGGCCGCCGCTTCAACCGTGTCGTTCAAGGTAGATTCTATCATCGATCCTTCCACCAATTCCACTTTGATCGAATTAGCAAACCCTGATTTAGTTGCGCCCGATTTTTTGGTGTTGCAGTCCAAAGATAAAACCCACGTACTGCCCGCCCTGCGCACCCCCGAAAGAAACCGATTTACCCTGCTAACAACCGGCAACTGGTTTCGGGAAGGCACCAGATCGTATTTTTACCCGGGGCCACTTACCCCAGGCAGCTACCAGCTTGGTTTGATTCGGCTAGCACAACAACCCACCCTACAGTGGACTAACCAGTTTATCGCTCATTAAGACCACCTTTTTTTGTATCTTTGTGCTTCATATCTACGCAGTTGCCATGCTGTGTGGGGCTTTTAGCAGAACTGAAAACCAATGAGTGCTATACAAGAAATCAGCCGCCGCCGGACCTTTGCCATCATTAGCCACCCGGATGCCGGTAAAACTACATTAACCGAAAAATTACTGCTTTTTGGTGGGGCCATTCAAACCGCCGGAGCCGTAAAATCCAATAAAATTAAAAAGTCAGCAACCTCTGACTTTATGGAAATCGAGAAACAACGGGGTATCTCGGTTGCTACATCCGTAATGACATTTGAATACCGGGATCTGAAAATTAATATTCTTGATACCCCGGGTCACAAAGATTTTGCCGAAGATACCTACCGCACTCTGACCGCCGTTGACAGCGTTATTCTGGTAATCGACTGTGTGAAAGGCGTTGAGGAGCAAACTGAGCGCCTCATGGAGGTTTGCCGGATGCGCGATACGCCCGTTATCATTTTTATCAACAAACTGGACCGGGAAGGCCAGCAACCGTTTGACCTGCTGGACGAGCTGGAAACAAAACTGAACCTTCGCGTTCGGCCGCTGACCTGGCCTGTTAACATGGGTTCTGATTTCAAAGGCGTTTACAGTTTGTACGATAAAACGATGAACTTCTTCCGGGTTAATAAAACCAAGGTTGAAGATGACGTGGTGGAAATCGACATCAATACGCCCGTGCTGGAACAGAAAGTAGGCGAACGTGATGCCGAGCAGCTACGCGAAGACGTGGAACTGATCGAAGGCGTTTATGACCCATTTGATCGGCAAAATTACCTGTCGGGTCAGGTTGCGCCCGTCTTTTTTGGCTCAGCGGTGAATAATTTTGGGGTGAAAGAACTCCTGGATACGTTCTGCGACATCTCACCTGAGCCCATCGCCCGGGCTACCGATAAGCGCATTGTGAAGCCCGAAGAAACTAAATTCAGTGGCTTTGTCTTTAAAATCCACGCTAACCTCGACCCACGCCACCGCGACCGGATTGCCTTCCTGCGCATTTGCTCCGGCACGTTCGAGCGGGGTAAGTTTTACCACCATACCCGCCTGGACAAAGACGTGCGGTTTGCCTCGCCGTTCAGCTTTATGGCCGATAGCAAAAGCATTGTCGAAGAAGGCTTCCCCGGCGATGTAGTAGGGCTTTACGACACGGGAACCTTTAAAATTGGCGATACCCTGACCGAAGGCGAAGAGCTGCAATACACGGGTATTCCGAGTTTTTCACCGGAAATTTTCAAGGAGCTGGTTAACACCGATCCAATGAAAGCCAAACAACTCGACAAAGGGATTCAGCAGCTAACCGACGAGGGAGTAGCTCAGTTGTTCACCCTTACCCTCGGCAATCGGAAAATTGTTGGTACCGTCGGTGAACTTCAGTTTGATGTAATTCAGTATCGTCTTGAGCACGAATACGGCGCGAAATGCCGCTGGACGCCGATGCCTATTTCAAAAGCGTGCTGGCTTACCTCCGATGACAAGAAAAAACTGGATGAGTTCATTCGGTTGAAGGGAATGCAAATTGCCTATGACAAGGACAACAACCCAGTTTTCCTGGCCGATTCAGACTGGATTTTACGCATGAACGTGCAGAACAATCCAGACATCAAATTCCATTATACCTCCGAGTTTAAGACGGCCATAGAAGCTTAATTTATCGAGCCGTTGACACAAAATGAGCCTGAAAAGATTTCTCTTTTCAGGCTCATTTTTATATAAAGCCAATCTAGCCTTTAAAACCCATTTTCGTCGGCGCTCGGTCCGTAACTACCTGGTATTGGAATGTCCAGTAAACGGAGGAAAACGCCCAACTGTGCCCGGTGGTGGACAATCTGTGAAAAAGATGTTCGAATCATTTCCCCTTTGGTGCAATCAACGTAAATCTGATCGCCATTGCGCAGAACCCATCTGGGTTCCAATTGCTCGTCGGTAGCTTCCGCCAGATGAGACCGGCCATTCTCCAGCGACTTTTCAAAGAAGTCTAACAAGTCAGTGGTATGGTTGATTTTGACAGGTTGGTAAGGACTCGTTGCAAAATCAAGCTCATCGGTCGTGAGTGCCAGCGTCACCCAGGTTGGCAATTCGGCAATGTGCGTCGCCAGTTGTCGAACGGTCATGCTTTTGGGGTGCGGTTGCCAATCGTACTTGTCGTCCGGGATGCGGCTCAACATGTTCCGGGTAGTCTGGGCTTCGGCATCCATCTCTTTCAGGAGCATCTCAATGATCTTTTTCATGCAGCTTTTTTGTTTTATACAAAGAAAACAGGCCACACTGACAGCCCTATGGCAGTCTAAAATGGGTACCGAAAAATTTATTTTTCAGCTCATTAATTAGTAATTCACGGGCAGTAATTTCATGTACTCGCCGACCTCGATGTGGTCGTTTTTTCGGAATGGCTGACCGGTTAGTTTGACTTGCTGCATCCGCGATACCCGAAAATCGCGGTACTCTTCGCGTTTGTAACACCAACCGATTAGGTGCCAGTTAAAAGCGTAAAAAATCAGTCCAATTGGCTCGATCAGCCGGGTACTAACCTCTTCCGCCTGGTTTTTATAATCGATCTCAAGCGTTTCCCGACCCGAAATTGCCTTTTGCAAGGTCGATAAATAAGCAAAGTCAGGATTAAAAGCAGCGGGAGCTTGTAAAAAAATGGTATTGGTCAGCAGTTCAAGACTTTCTTTTTGCGATCCTCGCAAAACCGACTTTACCTTATTCAAGGCGCTGGAATAGTGCGTCTCAATTGATTTGTCGGCAAAGCGCTTCGTAAGGTTTTCCATCAAAAGCAGCGCGTTGGCTTCCTCCGAGGTGAACGACACCGGCGGCAGGAAGTAGCCCTGTACGACAAAATAACCCTTATGTTGCTCAAAGCTAACCGGAACGCCCTGCTCGCCCAGCGCTTTGATGTCCCGGTAAACCGTGCGTACGCTGATCTGAAACTTACTGGCAATAGCCTCGGCGGTAACATACTTTTTCGTTTGCAGTAGGGTTAGTATGCCGAGGAGTCGGTCGATCCGGTTCATGGTGTTTTGCGTTTCAGTGGCCGTTTTAGATCCAAAATTAATCTTATTTTTGGGTCCTTGCCCTTCCGCATTACTTCCGACCTTTACCGAAACGATTTTCGCTTATGCAAACTTCAGTAACTGAACGATTCCTTCGTTACGTTCAAATTGATACACAGTCTGATCCCTATTCAACGAGCAACCCTTCCACCGAAAAGCAAAAAGACCTGAGCCGCGTTCTGGTTCAGGAACTTCAGGAGCTCGGCATTACCGATGCTGAACTGGATGAATATGGCTATGTCTACGCGACTATTCCGGCCAATACGGATAAGCCTAACGTTCCTGTCATTTGCTTCTGCTCACACGTGGACACCTCGCCCGACGTGACGGGAGCGGGTGTAAAACCACTGATTCACCGCCAATGGGATGGCTCGGACATTGTTCTGCCCGACCGCCGGCATCCAGATGAGCAACCCCAGGTGATTCGTTTGGCGGAGCATCCCGACTTGAAGGATCAGGTTGGGAACGACATCATCACCGCTTCGGGCACCACGCTTTTGGGCGCTGACAATAAAGCGGGGGTTGCCGAGATTATGGCCGCCG of Tellurirhabdus bombi contains these proteins:
- the xerD gene encoding site-specific tyrosine recombinase XerD, whose protein sequence is MWQSYSNAFKNYLTLERSLADNSIEAYLRDVEKLRQFLELSNNDVGPFLVTENHLYDYLRYLSDLGLSAFSQARMLSGLKAFFKYLLFENLIKTDPTHLIEGPKLSRQLPDTLNFPEIEAILAALDLSTLAGARDRAILEVLYSSGLRVSELLDLRLTNCYFDIGFIRIFGKGSKVRLVPIGQDAIKYTQIYVDQIRSQFDIQKEAEDLVFLNQRGKPLSRISVFKMIKKLALEAGIKKTISPHTFRHSFATHLIEGGADLRAVQQMLGHESITTTEIYTHLDRDYLRQMMIDYHPRNSRRHQ
- a CDS encoding DinB family protein, which codes for MKKIIEMLLKEMDAEAQTTRNMLSRIPDDKYDWQPHPKSMTVRQLATHIAELPTWVTLALTTDELDFATSPYQPVKINHTTDLLDFFEKSLENGRSHLAEATDEQLEPRWVLRNGDQIYVDCTKGEMIRTSFSQIVHHRAQLGVFLRLLDIPIPGSYGPSADENGF
- a CDS encoding nucleoside triphosphate pyrophosphohydrolase family protein, producing the protein MQTPDALNAVAEFHRTFHHPVLETPQIPAETRCQLRVALLAEELKELEVAILEKDIVAVADALCDLQYVLSGAVLEFGLGEKFKTLFDEVQRSNLSKACLTTEEAEATVAHYQAKGTECHYVESDGKYLVYRTNDNKTLKNINYSPADLDSVLNA
- a CDS encoding SixA phosphatase family protein, which produces MKRTLYLVRHAKAEDRTMFQRDHERELVSQGIMAAARVGRNLAEENIHPDCIVSSTAARAKATAKVMAEQLHIDPETIQLNEHLFDGGPKAYLGAINAVDASFSSAMLVGHNPDISYLAEYLTHTDVGSMSTSAVVTIEFDELEWAEISARTGRLVAHISPKKLTKDES
- a CDS encoding aminotransferase class V-fold PLP-dependent enzyme, with amino-acid sequence MITFYPGPSKVYPRVADYAHEAIRKGVVSLNHRSPGFMAILKETIRLLHEKLEIPSDYHIAFVSSATECWEIIAQSMTVTTSLHLYKGAFGQKWMEYAYRIKPPIILGEADVLCIVQNETSNGSQVRMDSLADFRREFTGLIAVDATSSMAGIEFNWELADVWFASVQKCFGLPAGLGILVYSPKALERAQVIDDRQHYNSLLFIHENFAKGQTHYTPNGLDIYLLLCVLQQVPPIKEVAEMVRERAANWYQFFKEEQPHWELLIKDKKQQSDTVIAVQGSEAAVKSIKQAAQQQGIILGNGYGDWKTNTFRIANFPAIEDGEIRKLKEFLRSWRPEAE
- a CDS encoding aminotransferase class V-fold PLP-dependent enzyme, producing MIQPLSHLTSQREAFTLPDDIHYLNCATRAPYSKAVEAAGHGAIRRHTNPVGLRPDDFFSGAFIVRDLFSQLINNPDPERIALIPSVSYGMGVVARNLHRKAGLKPGQQIVLIGEEFPSDVYAWDRVSQELGLSITTIGMPDGFPKAPRWNERLLSAIDASTALVVVPPVHWMYGTRFDLEAIGQRAREVGALFVIDGTQAIGALPFDWQKIQPDTIICAAYKWLMGPYSLGLAYYGPFFDDGIPLEESWMNREGSNLFHRLTQYEPAYRPKAYRYNVGEHSHFIQMPMLEASLRQLLDWQPERIQAYCRELFLSALPELASKGYEIEPEAGRAHHLLSIWLPAGTDTLAVQHALLQQNVSVSARGQALRVAPHVYNEPRDVEALVNQLLIHAEP
- a CDS encoding helix-turn-helix transcriptional regulator; its protein translation is MNRIDRLLGILTLLQTKKYVTAEAIASKFQISVRTVYRDIKALGEQGVPVSFEQHKGYFVVQGYFLPPVSFTSEEANALLLMENLTKRFADKSIETHYSSALNKVKSVLRGSQKESLELLTNTIFLQAPAAFNPDFAYLSTLQKAISGRETLEIDYKNQAEEVSTRLIEPIGLIFYAFNWHLIGWCYKREEYRDFRVSRMQQVKLTGQPFRKNDHIEVGEYMKLLPVNY
- the aroQ gene encoding type II 3-dehydroquinate dehydratase — its product is MKKILILNGPNLNLVGKREPEIYGSLSVLDYLKSIESQFPDAQLHHFQSNHEGELIDKIHELGYTFDGIVINAGAYTHTSIALADALAAVTAPAVEVHISNIHAREPFRHHSYLSAKCKGIIAGLGLMGYELAVRYLLNL
- a CDS encoding peptide chain release factor 3: MSAIQEISRRRTFAIISHPDAGKTTLTEKLLLFGGAIQTAGAVKSNKIKKSATSDFMEIEKQRGISVATSVMTFEYRDLKINILDTPGHKDFAEDTYRTLTAVDSVILVIDCVKGVEEQTERLMEVCRMRDTPVIIFINKLDREGQQPFDLLDELETKLNLRVRPLTWPVNMGSDFKGVYSLYDKTMNFFRVNKTKVEDDVVEIDINTPVLEQKVGERDAEQLREDVELIEGVYDPFDRQNYLSGQVAPVFFGSAVNNFGVKELLDTFCDISPEPIARATDKRIVKPEETKFSGFVFKIHANLDPRHRDRIAFLRICSGTFERGKFYHHTRLDKDVRFASPFSFMADSKSIVEEGFPGDVVGLYDTGTFKIGDTLTEGEELQYTGIPSFSPEIFKELVNTDPMKAKQLDKGIQQLTDEGVAQLFTLTLGNRKIVGTVGELQFDVIQYRLEHEYGAKCRWTPMPISKACWLTSDDKKKLDEFIRLKGMQIAYDKDNNPVFLADSDWILRMNVQNNPDIKFHYTSEFKTAIEA